Proteins from a single region of Helicoverpa armigera isolate CAAS_96S chromosome 21, ASM3070526v1, whole genome shotgun sequence:
- the LOC110381099 gene encoding uncharacterized protein LOC110381099: protein MCRLCVSNTMLVACTLLVAALSAASASTAHVHHAVETEMFAIPISPNLFNWTYQEFDQQYRFHASMLGKPELPSWLRYIYSGRHHSGFIFGTPPRGSRGPITLEVIGLNRQDYETRRVLLTLEIQHKEKMARHEVELKIDNLNVEDLLDEHKMTRLKDILRTKLWTESSGDLYATFLASAIDLGARLPLKPSDGEGLVVRLGSSMPFSLELQRLREEVRPLSRLPSCPREYKRTTVERLFRDAGLTLDWCSFELYNTIYKERTTQHLEYLTEVPNSSKSAKSFKALDTRDAWTAPSKEQLPSRSYGRQLSAAVLVPLSLLLLCVAALSAAVCALHATVRDPESEYFLANIFHICIDYRNRRAHKSKVEMCRYGTGNTEQTHVADNTSTKSLGVSPNNSLARPYSPKSSTNLAANYNRPQPPPYQGSAPSTLHHRRSTDTPDNPEHRTQLLEESLKLLNEAKINSEFDIKDPIIDLNDGTDDYVPIKDGYVSMKDLDDIDVPDLAKFGLSAI, encoded by the exons CCAACACCATGCTCGTGGCATGCACGTTGCTGGTAGCAGCCCTGTCGGCTGCATCAGCATCGACTGCGCACGTCCACCACGCGGTCGAGACCGAGATGTTCGCCATACCCATCAGCCCTAACCTGTTTAATTGGACCTATCAAG AATTCGATCAACAATACCGGTTCCACGCTTCCATGTTGGGCAAACCGGAGCTTCCTTCGTGGCTTCGTTATATCTACAGCGGTCGGCATCACTCGGGATTCATCTTCGGAACACCACCGAGAGGCTCCCGAGGCCCAATTACG CTCGAAGTAATTGGGTTAAACCGACAAGATTATGAGACGCGGAGGGTGTTGCTTACTTTAGAAATCCAGCATAAAGAGAAGATGGCGCGCCACGAAGTCGAACTCAAGATCGATAATCTGAATGTTGAAGATCTACTGGATGAGCACAA GATGACTCGACTGAAAGACATCTTGCGCACTAAGCTGTGGACGGAGAGTAGCGGCGATCTGTACGCGACTTTCCTGGCGTCCGCCATCGATCTCGGCGCTCGACTTCCTTTAAAACCTAGCGACGGTGAAGG CTTGGTAGTCCGTCTGGGCAGCTCGATGCCGTTCTCCCTGGAGCTACAGCGGCTCCGCGAGGAAGTACGTCCTCTGTCCCGACTGCCGAGCTGCCCGCGCGAGTACAAGCGAACCACCGTCGAGAGACTCTTCCGCGATGCTGGTCTGACGTTGGACTGGTGCAGTTTTGAGCTG TATAACACCATCTACAAGGAGCGTACCACCCAACACCTGGAGTACCTCACCGAAGTACCCAACTCCAGCAAGTCGGCTAAATCCTTCAAGGCGTTGGATACTAGGGATGCTTGGACTGCACCTAGTAAG GAACAGCTTCCATCCCGCAGCTACGGGCGTCAGCTATCAGCCGCAGTGCTGGTGCCACTGTCGCTGCTGCTGCTGTGTGTAGCTGCCCTATCGGCCGCCGTCTGCGCTCTGCATGCCACCGT ACGAGACCCAGAGTCAGAATATTTTCTGGCGAACATATTCCACATTTGTATCGATTATAGAAATAGAAG AGCACACAAGTCGAAGGTGGAGATGTGTCGCTACGGTACTGGCAACACTGAGCAGACGCATGTAGCTGACAACACCAGCACCAAGAGTCTCGGAGTTAG CCCCAACAACAGCCTCGCGCGTCCCTACAGCCCCAAGTCATCTACCAACCTCGCCGCCAACTACAACAGGCCTCAGCCCCCACCATACCAGGGCTCCGCCCCCTCCACCCTGCACCACCGCCGCTCGACCGACACCCCCGACAACCCTGAACATCGCACACAACTTCTAGAAGAATCTCTCAAGCTCCTCAACGAAGCTAAAATCAACAGCGAATTCGATATCAAAGATCCGATTATCGATTTGAATGACGGAACTGACGATTATGTACCGATCAAAGATGGTTATGTATCGATGAAGGATTTAGACGATATCGATGTTCCGGATTTAGCGAAATTCGGGTTGTCGGCTATTTGA
- the LOC110380914 gene encoding beta-alanyl-bioamine nonribosomal peptide synthetase ebony isoform X2, whose protein sequence is MEPSFPQARITHILSDAEPSLVVYDDTANPAMFSGSGIPSVSFEELAHEASGLSADVVQDGEVLAVARSDSIGIVLYTSGSTGIPKGVRLSYAAVCNRLWWQFHTFPYSDSEVNCVWKTALTFVDSVCEIWGPLLHGRTLIILSRETTRDPQKLVNVLADSQIQRLVLVPTLLRSILMYLSLKPTERPLQHLKLWVCSGETLSKDLAAQFFKNFGDHNGYKLANFYGSTEVMGDVTYYVLENTSQLDIHPTIPIGTPLDNCAVYLLDEEMNPARQSEPGEVWVAGGNLAAGYVGGQGADKFVDNPHAAHPDFGRLYRTGDFGVLEKGVILYAGRTDSQVKIRGHRVDLQEVDRAVAAVDGVDKCVVLCYGLERGNPEILSFVTIKPDARIAAQHIEAALKNSLTHYMIPQVIEVESIPLLVNGKVDRQALLKMYENTNNNDDSEIPLDIDYTSVSQSDLPAAKVLFETVGEVLGRAARGAISVRAGFYELGGNSLNSIYTITRLRDKGYFIDISDFLGASNLGEVLSHMSTNPHSDDGDNELFTAEPLADEHKQQVIEMIVSSFYNKAELEQFLKHEIDTNDYAVLISDTWPALISAKLSVVLKNSSGTPVAVALNFDARDEPDVESEETGGLMKIMIFLEFVESSVRDTMLPPGKGAILHSFMMATAESLTPRENVAAIRALENATMNLAKETGFRGVFTTNTSPLTQQLGTDVLGYQTLLDYQINQYVDPNGDRIFGKAPDDMRAIVCWKPLD, encoded by the exons ATGGAGCCGAGCTTCCCTCAGGCGAGGATCACGCACATACTGAGCGATGCTGAACCTTCTCTCGTTGTCTATGATGATACAG CAAACCCAGCCATGTTCTCCGGAAGCGGTATACCATCAGTGTCCTTCGAGGAGTTGGCGCACGAAGCCAGTGGCCTGTCAGCTGATGTCGTACAGGACGGAGAAGTGTTAGCTGTGGCCAGGAGTGACAGCATCGGCATTGTGTTGTATACTTCTGGAAGTACGGGCATTCCTAAAG GTGTTCGCCTATCCTATGCAGCAGTTTGCAACCGCCTCTGGTGGCAGTTCCACACTTTCCCTTACTCTGACTCCGAGGTCAACTGCGTCTGGAAGACGGCCTTAACCTTCGTGGACTCAGTCTGCGAGATCTGGGGACCTCTGCTTCATGGCAGGACGCTGATCATCCTCTCTAGAGAGACTACTAGGGACCCTCAGAAGCTGGTCAATGTTTTGGCTGATAGTCAG ATCCAACGTCTAGTACTGGTCCCAACTTTACTTCGATCGATCCTTATGTACCTTTCCCTAAAACCGACTGAAAGACCTCTACAGCACTTAAAACTCTGGGTCTGCTCCGGCGAGACCCTCAGCAAAGACCTTGCAGCACAATTCTTCAAGAATTTTGGAGACCACAACGGGTACAAACTGGCTAACTTCTATGGGAGTACTGAAGTTATGGGCGATGTGACCTATTATGTGTTGGAGAATACTAGCCAGCTTGATATTCATCCTACTATTCCTATTG GAACTCCCCTAGACAACTGCGCAGTATACTTACTAGACGAGGAGATGAACCCCGCGCGTCAGTCAGAACCCGGCGAGGTGTGGGTGGCGGGGGGCAACCTCGCCGCGGGGTATGTGGGCGGACAGGGGGCTGACAAGTTCGTGGACAACCCGCATGCTGCTCATCCAG ATTTCGGTCGCCTCTACCGCACGGGAGACTTCGGCGTACTAGAGAAGGGTGTCATCCTGTATGCGGGTCGCACTGACTCGCAGGTCAAGATCAGAGGACACAGGGTCGACCTGCAGGAGGTCGATAGGGCAGTCGCTGCTGTTGACGGGGTTGATAAAT GCGTGGTACTCTGCTACGGACTCGAACGCGGCAACCCGGAGATACTATCATTCGTCACCATCAAGCCTGACGCTAGAATCGCTGCACAGCATATAGAGGCTGCCTTGAAGAACTCTTTAACGCATTATATGATACCACAG GTTATTGAAGTCGAGAGCATACCACTGTTGGTCAACGGTAAAGTAGACCGACAAGCGCTATTGAAGATGTATGAAAATACCAACAATAATG ATGACTCGGAAATCCCCTTAGACATCGACTACACCTCAGTCTCGCAATCCGACCTTCCCGCCGCTAAGGTCTTATTCGAGACTGTCGGGGAAGTGCTGGGGAGGGCCGCCAGGGGGGCCATCTCTGTGAGAGCTGGCTTCTATGAGTTAGGGGGAAATTCCCTTAATTCTATTTATACTATTACTCGGCTGAGGGATAAGGGGTATTTTATTG ACATCAGTGATTTCCTCGGCGCGTCAAACTTAGGAGAAGTGCTATCTCACATGAGCACGAACCCGCACTCCGACGACGGAGATAACGAATTATTCACCGCTGAACCACTCGCTGACGAACATAAGCAACAAGTTATTGA AATGATAGTATCCTCATTCTACAACAAGGCAGAGTTGGAGCAGTTCCTGAAGCATGAGATCGACACCAACGACTATGCTGTACTCATCAGCGACACCTGGCCGGCGCTGATCAGTGCTAAACTTAGCGTTGTGTTGAAGAATT CATCAGGCACCCCAGTGGCAGTGGCGCTGAACTTCGACGCTCGCGACGAGCCGGACGTGGAGTCGGAGGAGACAGGAGGACTCATGAAGATCATGATCTTCCTGGAGTTCGTCGAGAGCTCCGTTAGGGATACCATGTTGCCGCCTGGGAAGG GCGCAATCCTCCATTCCTTCATGATGGCGACAGCGGAGAGTCTGACACCACGGGAGAATGTAGCCGCCATCAGAGCATTAGAGAATGCCACCATGAACCTCGCCAAGGAGACAGGCTTCCGAGGAGTTTTTACTACCAACACCAGTCCACTTACTCAG caaTTAGGAACCGATGTCCTAGGCTACCAAACCTTACTGGATTACCAAATAAATCAGTACGTTGACCCCAACGGAGACAGAATATTCGGAAAGGCTCCCGACGATATGCGAGCTATTGTGTGCTGGAAACCGCTCGACTAA